The Neodiprion virginianus isolate iyNeoVirg1 chromosome 5, iyNeoVirg1.1, whole genome shotgun sequence genome contains a region encoding:
- the LOC124306096 gene encoding junctophilin-1 isoform X1, with product MQQPQGATASGAPNGVAGGAQIPPAGGLSPVQPGTTASNSTGQNRAQVNGGRFDFDDGGTYCGGWEDGKAHGHGVCTGPKGQGAYSGSWHYGFEVSGVYTWPSGSAYEGQWQNGKRHGLGMETRGRWLYRGEWTQGFKGRYGVRQSTTSTARYEGTWASGLHDGYGSETYADSGTYQGQWLRGMRHGYGVRASAPFGLASHYKPPKQVRASLTSLRSADGGPAPPAPTPEPTDRRDRRVDDSRGGFVLKARSDDPPARRKSLTEKSGLKKGLLSGLKIRKQRSTGDLEKRGTGGSIRSNASSASWMSTESSQSQASASVHTDSNASFVIEDEQMDASVTETYLGEWKNDRRTGFGISERSDGLRYEGEWFNNRKYGYGVTTFRDGSKEEGKYKNNVLITSQKKKHLFLIRSAKFRERIEAAVNAAQRASKIALQKADIAISRTATARGKAELADIAAEHAREDSDIAQHTARQFAPDFRQPGLERLRNREIPKYVPPPQDAAPAKSILLKSSGAQDQAQIQGPSSPGETTASPSAPSQSLTQSITQSMRRASMRPAQSLSQNQNPVGSTQNQQNQNQYTAQSQNQYTNPPSNNPYNQTQPNINQMQNQFQQQYVAQNSYGLGGQSQFGAQNNGGTPTQFGQSQAQNQEQTEQYQAYQTAQGYQNQYQNQQGYPNQQMLISPFTTSIGPMTQLPQMNQFYGEQLYRNAVPNQYAPTPLNNQVNQTNQMSQMNQMQNQINSQAQNQYMPNYVQQPQQQQQQQQPQQQQYQNDPTGVLQDQQRGINTGASIRRNSRILSPQDRPPGPPMAQAFSDRLDHYKRPPSRDSSVDRYARAHSRLTGSRQPSIDKGQVPQSQESIDRSARGASTFRSATPLNGSAIGSGAATPVYTVPTSSQFEGALLRNRGLGQDILPSPGQPKRTESLYVSPARGGSISAIGGGGAGGGGGGGGGGGPKAMPVTAMPLQRKKSLPDVAQPIQLTASSPLSREEVSVLSSARREEIRRQIDEGERLRANPLLYLVSPQVKDWFSRQQLVMLVLFINISLALMFFKLLT from the exons ATGCAGCAGCCCCAGGGGGCGACGGCGAGCGGGGCGCCTAACGGCGTCGCCGGTGGGGCCCAGATTCCGCCTGCGGGAGGCCTGAGTCCGGTCCAGCCGGGGACTACCGCCTCTAACTCGACCGGCCAGAATCGGGCCCAGGTAAACGGAGGGCGATTCGACTTCGACGATGGCGGGACTTACTGCGGTGGATGGGAGGACGGTAAGGCCCACGGCCACGGCGTTTGCACTGGGCCCAAAGGACAGGGTGCATACTCGGGGAGCTGGCATTACGGGTTTGAAGTTTCGGGCGTTTATACATGGCCCAG CGGCTCGGCGTACGAGGGACAATGGCAAAACGGAAAACGCCATGGTCTAGGGATGGAGACACGTGGCCGGTGGTTATACAGAGGTGAATGGACTCAAGGGTTTAAAGGACGGTACGGTGTTCGCCAGTCCACCACATCCACCGCAAGGTACGAGGGTACCTGGGCCAGCGGACTTCACGACGGTTACGGATCCGAAACGTACGCGGACAGCG GAACTTATCAGGGCCAATGGCTCCGAGGAATGCGACACGGTTACGGAGTGAGGGCGAGCGCCCCGTTCGGCCTCGCTTCGCACTACAAGCCGCCGAAGCAGGTGAGGGCGTCCCTGACGTCCCTAAGAAGCGCCGACGGGGGACCAGCGCCCCCAGCTCCGACCCCTGAACCAACGGACCGACGAGATCGACGGGTTGATGACAGCCGAGGGGGATTTGTCCTGAAGGCGAGGAGCGACGATCCTCCAGCGCGACGGAAAAGTCTGACAGAGAAATCAGGCCTGAAGAAGGGATTACTCTCG GGTTTGAAAATCCGCAAGCAACGGAGCACCGGTGACCTTGAAAAACGTGGCACGGGCGGAAGCATACGAAGCAATGCGAGTTCTGCGTCATGGATGTCGACCGAGAGCTCGCAGAGCCAAGCGTCGGCCTCCGTCCACACGGATAGCAATGCCTCTTTCGTCATTGAG GACGAGCAGATGGATGCATCGGTGACCGAGACGTACCTTGGAGAGTGGAAAAACGACAGAAGAACAGGATTTGGAATATCGGAACGAAGCGACGGCCTCCGATACGAAGGGGAGTGGTTCAACAATCGAAAATACGGCTACGGAGTAACGACGTTTCGCGACGGAAGCAAGGAGGAGGGAAAATACAAGAACAACGTGTTGATAACGAGTCAGAAGAAGAAACACCTCTTCCTGATCCGCTCAGCAAAGTTCAGAGAGCGAATAGAGGCGGCAGTGAACGCCGCCCAACGGGCGAGCAAGATCGCTCTGCAAAAGGCGGACATCGCGATATCGCGGACGGCAACCGCTAGAGGGAAGGCCGAGCTCGCTGACATAGCGGCGGAACATGCGCGCGAGGATTCGGACATCGCGCAGCACACCGCGCGCCAGTTTGCACCTGACTTCAGGCAGCCGGGACTGGAGCGCCTGCGCAATCGCGAGATCCCAAAGTACGTCCCGCCACCACAGGACGCAGCGCCGGCCAAGAGCATCCTACTTAAGAGCAGCGGGGCTCAGGATCAGGCCCAAATTCAGGGCCCTTCCTCGCCGGGAGAGACGACCGCGAGTCCCTCAGCGCCTAGTCAATCCTTGACTCAGTCGATAACGCAGTCCATGCGACGGGCTAGCATGCGGCCGGCGCAGAGCCTGAGCCAGAACCAAAACCCGGTTGGTAGCACTCAGAACCAACAGAACCAGAACCAGTACACGGCCCAGAGTCAGAACCAGTACACGAACCCGCCCTCCAACAATCCGTACAATCAAACGCAGCCGAATATTAACCAgatgcaaaatcagtttcaacAGCAATACGTAGCGCAGAATTCTTATGGTCTGGGAGGGCAGAGCCAGTTCGGAGCGCAGAACAACGGCGGTACTCCCACACAGTTCGGACAGAGCCAGGCGCAGAATCAGGAGCAGACCGAACAGTACCAGGCTTACCAGACCGCACAGGGGTACCAAAACCAGTACCAGAATCAGCAGGGGTATCCGAACCAGCAG ATGCTAATATCGCCTTTTACTACCTCCATCGGCCCGATGACGCAGCTACCCCAGATGAATCAGTTTTACGGAGAACAACTGTACCGC AATGCGGTGCCCAACCAGTACGCACCAACACCGCTAAACAACCAAGTGAATCAAACTAATCAGATGAGCCAAATGAATCAAATGCAGAACCAAATCAATAGCCAAGCCCAAAATCAGTACATGCCAAACTACGTTCAGCAGCcgcagcaacagcaacagcagcaacagccacaacaacaacagtaCCAAAACGACCCGACTGGTGTTCTTCAAGATCAGCAAAGGGGCATCAACACTGGTGCCAGCATACGAAGGAACAGCCGGATACTCAGCCCTCAGGACAGACCTCCGGGACCTCCTATGGCCCAGGCATTTAGCGACAG ACTGGATCACTACAAACGACCTCCCAGCCGAGATAGTTCGGTTGATCGGTACGCCAGGGCTCACTCGAGGCTTACCGGTTCTAGACAACCGTCAATCGACAAGGGACAAGTTCCACAGTCCCAGGAATCGATCGACAG ATCGGCAAGAGGCGCGAGCACGTTCAGATCGGCAACACCGTTGAACGGATCGGCGATCGGTAGCGGCGCTGCTACTCCTGTGTACACGGTACCGACGTCGAGTCAGTTCGAGGGTGCGCTACTCCGTAATCGTGGACTTGGCCAGGACATCCTGCCGAGTCCAGGACAACCGAAACGTACCGAGAGCCTCTACGTCAGTCCGGCTCGAGGGGGTTCGATTTCTGCGATCGGCGGAGGCGGCGCTgggggcggcggcggcggcggcggaggTGGAGGACCGAAG
- the LOC124306096 gene encoding junctophilin-1 isoform X2, with protein sequence MQQPQGATASGAPNGVAGGAQIPPAGGLSPVQPGTTASNSTGQNRAQVNGGRFDFDDGGTYCGGWEDGKAHGHGVCTGPKGQGAYSGSWHYGFEVSGVYTWPSGSAYEGQWQNGKRHGLGMETRGRWLYRGEWTQGFKGRYGVRQSTTSTARYEGTWASGLHDGYGSETYADSGTYQGQWLRGMRHGYGVRASAPFGLASHYKPPKQVRASLTSLRSADGGPAPPAPTPEPTDRRDRRVDDSRGGFVLKARSDDPPARRKSLTEKSGLKKGLLSGLKIRKQRSTGDLEKRGTGGSIRSNASSASWMSTESSQSQASASVHTDSNASFVIEDEQMDASVTETYLGEWKNDRRTGFGISERSDGLRYEGEWFNNRKYGYGVTTFRDGSKEEGKYKNNVLITSQKKKHLFLIRSAKFRERIEAAVNAAQRASKIALQKADIAISRTATARGKAELADIAAEHAREDSDIAQHTARQFAPDFRQPGLERLRNREIPKYVPPPQDAAPAKSILLKSSGAQDQAQIQGPSSPGETTASPSAPSQSLTQSITQSMRRASMRPAQSLSQNQNPVGSTQNQQNQNQYTAQSQNQYTNPPSNNPYNQTQPNINQMQNQFQQQYVAQNSYGLGGQSQFGAQNNGGTPTQFGQSQAQNQEQTEQYQAYQTAQGYQNQYQNQQGYPNQQNAVPNQYAPTPLNNQVNQTNQMSQMNQMQNQINSQAQNQYMPNYVQQPQQQQQQQQPQQQQYQNDPTGVLQDQQRGINTGASIRRNSRILSPQDRPPGPPMAQAFSDRLDHYKRPPSRDSSVDRYARAHSRLTGSRQPSIDKGQVPQSQESIDRSARGASTFRSATPLNGSAIGSGAATPVYTVPTSSQFEGALLRNRGLGQDILPSPGQPKRTESLYVSPARGGSISAIGGGGAGGGGGGGGGGGPKAMPVTAMPLQRKKSLPDVAQPIQLTASSPLSREEVSVLSSARREEIRRQIDEGERLRANPLLYLVSPQVKDWFSRQQLVMLVLFINISLALMFFKLLT encoded by the exons ATGCAGCAGCCCCAGGGGGCGACGGCGAGCGGGGCGCCTAACGGCGTCGCCGGTGGGGCCCAGATTCCGCCTGCGGGAGGCCTGAGTCCGGTCCAGCCGGGGACTACCGCCTCTAACTCGACCGGCCAGAATCGGGCCCAGGTAAACGGAGGGCGATTCGACTTCGACGATGGCGGGACTTACTGCGGTGGATGGGAGGACGGTAAGGCCCACGGCCACGGCGTTTGCACTGGGCCCAAAGGACAGGGTGCATACTCGGGGAGCTGGCATTACGGGTTTGAAGTTTCGGGCGTTTATACATGGCCCAG CGGCTCGGCGTACGAGGGACAATGGCAAAACGGAAAACGCCATGGTCTAGGGATGGAGACACGTGGCCGGTGGTTATACAGAGGTGAATGGACTCAAGGGTTTAAAGGACGGTACGGTGTTCGCCAGTCCACCACATCCACCGCAAGGTACGAGGGTACCTGGGCCAGCGGACTTCACGACGGTTACGGATCCGAAACGTACGCGGACAGCG GAACTTATCAGGGCCAATGGCTCCGAGGAATGCGACACGGTTACGGAGTGAGGGCGAGCGCCCCGTTCGGCCTCGCTTCGCACTACAAGCCGCCGAAGCAGGTGAGGGCGTCCCTGACGTCCCTAAGAAGCGCCGACGGGGGACCAGCGCCCCCAGCTCCGACCCCTGAACCAACGGACCGACGAGATCGACGGGTTGATGACAGCCGAGGGGGATTTGTCCTGAAGGCGAGGAGCGACGATCCTCCAGCGCGACGGAAAAGTCTGACAGAGAAATCAGGCCTGAAGAAGGGATTACTCTCG GGTTTGAAAATCCGCAAGCAACGGAGCACCGGTGACCTTGAAAAACGTGGCACGGGCGGAAGCATACGAAGCAATGCGAGTTCTGCGTCATGGATGTCGACCGAGAGCTCGCAGAGCCAAGCGTCGGCCTCCGTCCACACGGATAGCAATGCCTCTTTCGTCATTGAG GACGAGCAGATGGATGCATCGGTGACCGAGACGTACCTTGGAGAGTGGAAAAACGACAGAAGAACAGGATTTGGAATATCGGAACGAAGCGACGGCCTCCGATACGAAGGGGAGTGGTTCAACAATCGAAAATACGGCTACGGAGTAACGACGTTTCGCGACGGAAGCAAGGAGGAGGGAAAATACAAGAACAACGTGTTGATAACGAGTCAGAAGAAGAAACACCTCTTCCTGATCCGCTCAGCAAAGTTCAGAGAGCGAATAGAGGCGGCAGTGAACGCCGCCCAACGGGCGAGCAAGATCGCTCTGCAAAAGGCGGACATCGCGATATCGCGGACGGCAACCGCTAGAGGGAAGGCCGAGCTCGCTGACATAGCGGCGGAACATGCGCGCGAGGATTCGGACATCGCGCAGCACACCGCGCGCCAGTTTGCACCTGACTTCAGGCAGCCGGGACTGGAGCGCCTGCGCAATCGCGAGATCCCAAAGTACGTCCCGCCACCACAGGACGCAGCGCCGGCCAAGAGCATCCTACTTAAGAGCAGCGGGGCTCAGGATCAGGCCCAAATTCAGGGCCCTTCCTCGCCGGGAGAGACGACCGCGAGTCCCTCAGCGCCTAGTCAATCCTTGACTCAGTCGATAACGCAGTCCATGCGACGGGCTAGCATGCGGCCGGCGCAGAGCCTGAGCCAGAACCAAAACCCGGTTGGTAGCACTCAGAACCAACAGAACCAGAACCAGTACACGGCCCAGAGTCAGAACCAGTACACGAACCCGCCCTCCAACAATCCGTACAATCAAACGCAGCCGAATATTAACCAgatgcaaaatcagtttcaacAGCAATACGTAGCGCAGAATTCTTATGGTCTGGGAGGGCAGAGCCAGTTCGGAGCGCAGAACAACGGCGGTACTCCCACACAGTTCGGACAGAGCCAGGCGCAGAATCAGGAGCAGACCGAACAGTACCAGGCTTACCAGACCGCACAGGGGTACCAAAACCAGTACCAGAATCAGCAGGGGTATCCGAACCAGCAG AATGCGGTGCCCAACCAGTACGCACCAACACCGCTAAACAACCAAGTGAATCAAACTAATCAGATGAGCCAAATGAATCAAATGCAGAACCAAATCAATAGCCAAGCCCAAAATCAGTACATGCCAAACTACGTTCAGCAGCcgcagcaacagcaacagcagcaacagccacaacaacaacagtaCCAAAACGACCCGACTGGTGTTCTTCAAGATCAGCAAAGGGGCATCAACACTGGTGCCAGCATACGAAGGAACAGCCGGATACTCAGCCCTCAGGACAGACCTCCGGGACCTCCTATGGCCCAGGCATTTAGCGACAG ACTGGATCACTACAAACGACCTCCCAGCCGAGATAGTTCGGTTGATCGGTACGCCAGGGCTCACTCGAGGCTTACCGGTTCTAGACAACCGTCAATCGACAAGGGACAAGTTCCACAGTCCCAGGAATCGATCGACAG ATCGGCAAGAGGCGCGAGCACGTTCAGATCGGCAACACCGTTGAACGGATCGGCGATCGGTAGCGGCGCTGCTACTCCTGTGTACACGGTACCGACGTCGAGTCAGTTCGAGGGTGCGCTACTCCGTAATCGTGGACTTGGCCAGGACATCCTGCCGAGTCCAGGACAACCGAAACGTACCGAGAGCCTCTACGTCAGTCCGGCTCGAGGGGGTTCGATTTCTGCGATCGGCGGAGGCGGCGCTgggggcggcggcggcggcggcggaggTGGAGGACCGAAG